A window of Blautia argi genomic DNA:
CAGAGAAAAACCGTCTTCCCCGGGCATCATTACGTCCAGCAGAAGCAAATCATACTGGCGGCAGCAGGCAGGAGAAAGCTGTGTGCTGTTTTCTTCCCGGTCCACCTGGTGTCCGTCCCTTGTTAGGGCTGTATAGACCAGATTTCGCATATCTGCATCATCGTCCACCACTAAAATTTTTGCCATTTTAAAGTTCCTCCTGTTTCCTGACAGCATAAAAAACTGCCTGCATATTTTTTAGATAGCTCTCTTTTCATCATAGCATATTTTTCAAATCCCTGCTCTCTTTTTTGAATCCATGATTTTTAAAACAAAAATGGTTACACAGGCACAGAGAACCAAGATAAAACAGCTTTGCAGCCGGTTTTGCGGGGTGGTTTCATAGTATCCGGCAATGCCCAGAACTGCAGTTATGGGATAAAAAGAGCGAAGGGTATCCGAGATGCTCATAAATAGGCCGGCGAAGGAGTACAGTTCTGTAAGCGCCAGAGCCAGCCAATAGTTCTTTTTGCAGCAGGACACCAGAACAATCATAGGAGATACAGCCAGAAACACGCCGATTCCTTCTAAAAGATAGGTCTTGAGAAATTCTGCCGCCAGTCCTGCCGACAGCTCGGAAGCAGAAAAAAGCTCTAAAAACAGGTTTTGAAGAAATAAAAGGAGGTAAAGCAGCAGACTCAGTATAAAAGTCAGGAGCATTTTGGCGGAAATCAGTTTTATTTTACGCACAGGAATCAGCAGCAGAGCGTTTAAAGTACCCTCTTCCTCTTCCCGGCAAATCAGATAGCTTCCGAAGAGAGCAATCATGGCGGGGAGAACAAAAAGTGTTGCCCAGGGCTGGGCTATATTAAGATACCAGCAGGAAAGGGGCTGGGAGGAAAGGCTGCTACGGGCAGGGTTTCCTCCCAGGAACACAATGGCTGTGACACCGGTGGTACAAAGCAGAGCAAGGAGGAGAAAGCGGCAGCGGCGAAGCTTCCTGCATTCTGCCCAAAGTAATGTTTTCATAGAATCACCTTATCCTTTCTTAAGAGAGCGTGCTGCCACAAGGAGAGCCAGAGTATCCCAGAGGCAAATACACAAAACAGCCGGGAAAACAGAAAATTCCTGCACCGGAAATCCCGGAATCTCTCCATTTCCGGCAAGGAGAACTGAAGCTGCAGACAAAGGGTGCAGATACGGATTTACCGGTGTAAGAAAAAATCCGAGAAAGAGATAGAGCAGATTCAGGGACACAGGAAACAGATAGCCTTTTTGCAGTCCGGAAACAGCCAGAATGGGAAGTATGGCAAAAGCAGCAAGGACAGCAAGTTCCATGGATTTCTCCAAGAGAAAGAAAAAACTGTTCCACTGAAAAGAAATACAGCCAGAGCTGATGCCAAATCCAAAGGTGGCTATGGCTGTAAGCAGCATGAAGCACAGGGAATAGAGCAAAACTATGAAAAATTTTCCCAGAAAATAGCTTTTTTTGCTGATTGGTACAAGCCAGAGCTGCAGAAGGATACGGGACTGTCTTTCATCGTGTACCAGTATGGTGCAGAGGAGTCCGAGGATAAAGGGCAGAAGAAGAAACAGGGTAAATCCAAAGGCTGCCCATCGGTAAAACAGCGGGGGAGAAACAGGAAGGTTTCCCAAAGCACGAAAATAGACAGCAGCAAAAAAGGGCATGACAAAGGCTGCCAAAAGCATAAGCCAGATAACAGGCTTTCTGCGCAGTTTTTGAAATTCTGTTTGAAGAAGCAAAAGAAAGTTAAACAATTTCAGATCCTCCGGTAAGTGTTTTAAAATATTGTTCCAAAGCATTTTCCTTAAGCCACAGGTCCTTGTGCTTTTCCTTTAAAGCTGCCATAGAGCATTCTTCTACAAGGTTTCCCTGATGAAGAATCCCGATATGGTCTGCCAGCAGAGAAACTTCAGACAGAATGTGGCTGGACACCAGTATAGTGGTGCGGCAGTCTGTGCTTAAGGTTTTTAAAAAGGTTCGCAGCTTTGAAATCCCCACAGGGTCAAGCCCATTGGTAGGCTCGTCCAGAATCAGCAGGGCGGGATTGTGCAAAAGTGCGTTGGCAATTCCAAGGCGCTGTTTCATGCCCAGAGAATAGTTGGCAAAAATTTTTTTGCTTTCATAGGGCAGTTCTGCTTTTTCCAGAGCCTTTTTTACTGCAGTTTTGTCAGTAAGCCCCCGGAGTTTGGCGAAAATCTCCAGATTTTCCTTTCCGGTGAGATTGGGATAAAAGCCCGGATTCTCAATCATGGCGCCGATATGGGGATAAAGCAGTTTTTCATTTCCTTTTATAGATTTTCCAAATACACGGACCTCTCCTTTTGTGGCGGGAAGCAGCCCCAAAAGCAATTTCATAAGGGTAGTTTTTCCTGCTCCGTTTCTTCCGATTAGTCCATAAATCTGTCTTTCTTTTAAATGGAGATTTACGTTGTTTACGGCAAGCTGATTTGAATAGGCTTTGGTAAGCCGATTGGTTTCTATGACAAAATCATACATGAGAAACGCCTCTCTTTCTTTTTGATAAACTTACCGTAGCAGAGATTTTTAAGGAAATTATAAGGAAAAGGAAAAGAATTCGGTTTTCGTTCCATAGAAACTATGTTAGAATAAAATTATAAAAATAAGCGGAAGGTATCAAAGAGGAAAGCCAAATGGAAAATATGAAACTGAAATACCTGGAAAAAATGGCAGAACTTTATCCCACTATAGCTAAAGCGTCTACCGAGATTATCAATCTTCAGGCAATTTTGAATCTGCCAAAAGGTACAGAGCATTTTCTCACAGACATACACGGGGAATATGAAGCATTTTCTCATGTGTTAAAGAATGGCTCCGGTTCTGTGAGGAGAAAAATCGACACCGTATTTGGGCATACCATGAGCAAAAAGGAAAAGAGAAGCCTTGCTACGCTGATTTATTATCCAAGGGAAAAGATGAATCTGATGAAAATGCAGGAAAGTGACCAGAGGGAATGGTATAAAATTACCTTGTACCGCCTGATTGAGGTGTGTAAAAAAACAGCGTCCAAATATACCAGATCTAAGGTGCACAAAGCTCTGCCGGAGGATTTTGCCTATGTGATAGAAGAGCTGATTACAGAGCGTCCTGATATTGTGGACAAGGAGTCCTACTATGAGCAGATTATTCAAACCATCATTGAAATTGGGAGAGCAGAGGAGTTTATTGTGGCATTGGCGGAGCTGATTCAAAGACTGGTGGTAGATCATCTGCACATTCTGGGAGATATTTATGACCGGGGACCGGGGCCGCACCAGATTATGGACCGTCTGGAACACTATCATTCTCTGGATATCCAGTGGGGAAATCACGATATTCTCTGGCTGGGGGCAGCGGCAGGACAGGCGTGTTGTGTGGCAACGGTAGTTCGGATTTGTGCCCGTTATGCCAATCTGGATATTTTGGAAGACGGATATGGTATTAATCTTTTGCCCCTGGCAACCTTTGCCCTTACTTATTACAAAGATGACCCCTGCTCCTGTTTTAAAATTAAGGGACATAATACGTTGAATCCGGTAGAGCAGGATTTAAACATGAAAATGCATAAAGCGATTTCCATGATTCAGTTCAAACTGGAGGGGCAGCTTCTTATGAAGCGAAGGGAATTTGGCATGGCAGACAGGGCGCTTCTGGACGATATTGATTATACGGAAGGAACGATTACGCTAAACCGTAAAACCTATCCGCTTCTGGATTGTTCTTTTCCTACTATTGATCCGGAAAATCCCTATGAACTTTCCAGAGAAGAAAAGGAAGTGATAGACCGGCTTGTTTTTGCTTTTGTAAACTGTGAAAAGCTGCAAAGGCATATGAAGCTTTTGCTGAAAAAGGGCAGTATGTATAAAATATACAATCAAAATCTTTTATACCATGGCTGTATCCCTTTAAATGAGGACGGTACTTTTAAAGAAGTACAGGTATATGACAAGGTATATAAGGGGAAAGCCTTGTATGATGTGCTGGAAACCTATGTGAGAAAGGCTTTTGTGGCAATGGACGGACAGGAGAGAGAAAGGGGAAAAGATATTTTGTGGTTTATCTGGAGCAGTCCCTCCTCGCCGTTGTTCGGTAAAAACAAAATGGCAACCTTTGAGCGGTATTTTCTGGCAGAGAAGGAAACCCATGAAGAAACAAAGAACGCCTATTATAGGTTTTTGGAAAATCAGGAGATTGTAGAGAAAATCTTACAGGAATTTCATGTAACCGGTGAAGAAGCGCATATTGTAAACGGTCATGTTCCTGTACATCATGGAGAAGGGGAAAGCCCCATAAAATGCAGGGGAAAGCTGTTGATTATTGACGGCGGATTTTCCAGGGCATATCAAAAGGAAACGGGAATTGCCGGGTATACACTGATTTATAATTCCTGGGGCATGATTCTGGCGGCTCACGAGCCATTTACTTCTGCCACAGACGCCATTACAAAGGAAAGTGATATTCTTTCAGACAGTATTCTGGTAAAACGGGTGGTGAAGCGAAAAACCGTGGGAGAAACCGATATTGGCATGAAATTAAAAAGAAAGGATAGCAGAACTGGAGGAGCTTTTAGAGGCATACAGGGCAGGTTTGCTGATAGAAAAACTATGAAACACGAAGAAATAAAAATACAGGTACAGGGTTCTGTGCCGGGTACACATCTGACTACCTATATTTTAGGAAATTATCTTGATCAGGCAGAGAATGACAGGCGGCCTTTGGTGCTCATCTGCCCCGGTGGGGCTTATGCCATGACTTCCAACCGGGAGGCGGAACCTGTGGCGCTGCAGTTTAATGCCATGGGGTATCACGCAGCGATTTTGCGGTATTCCTGTGCTCCGGCCGTGTACCCCGCCGCTCTTCTGGAGGTGGCAGAAAGTGTAAAACTTATCCGGGAGCATGGGGAAGAATGGGGCGTAGATGTGGATAAAATTCTCATTATGGGATTTTCCGCAGGAGGACATCTGGCAGCCAGCTATGGTGTATTTTGGAATAGGAATTTTGTAAAAGAGGCAGTGGGGTGTTCCACGGAGCTTCTTCGTCCAAATGGGTTGATTCTCTGCTATCCTGTTATCAGTACAGATGAAAAAATTTCCCACATTCCCAGTATCCAAAACCTTTTGGGCGTTTCCTATGATGAAAAAAGAGAACAGGTATCTCTGGAAAACCAGGTGGGAGAACAGGTACCGCGAACCTTTATGTGGCATACCGTGGAGGACGAAACCGTGCCCTTCTGGAATTCTTTTCGCTTTGCACAGGCGCTTGGGAAAGCAGGAATTTCGCTGGAATATCATCTTTATCCCAAAGGAATCCACGGCTTATCTCTGGCAACGGAAAGCATAAAAAGAAAAGATGGAAGCGGCACAGAAAAAAGCTGCAAAAGCTGGTTTTCTCTTTTACGGGACTGGATTCTGGAAAATTATGGCTTATAAGAAAAAAAATCCTTGCAATATGCAGAATAGATATGCTATAATACAGGCATTGCCGAGCGCAATGAAGAAAATAACCACGCCTGTGAATACCAATGGACGGTGCTTAAAAAGTCCCGGAGGTGAAGAAGCAGGTGGAAGTGTAAACCAAAAGGAGAGAAAAAAATGAGCGTTATTTCAATGAAACAGTTACTGGAAGCAGGTGTTCATTTCGGACATCAGACAAGAAGATGGAACCCTAAAATGGCTCCGTACATCTACACAGAAAGAAATGGTATCTACATCATCGATTTACAGAAATCTGTAGGTATGGTTGACGATGCTTACAAAGCAATCGCTGACATCGCTGCTGATGGCGGTACAATTCTGTTCGTAGGTACAAAGAAACAGGCTCAGGACGCTATCCAGACAGAAGCTGAAAGATGCGGTATGTTCTATGTAAATGAAAGATGGTTAGGCGGTATGCTGACAAACTTCAAGACAATCCAGAGCAGAATCGCAAGATTAAAAGAAATCGAAGCTATGGAAGCTGATGGAACATTTGATGTTCTTCCTAAGAAAGAAGTTATCAACCTGAAGAAAGAACTGGCTAAATTACAGAAAAACCTTGGCGGAATCAAAGAAATGAAAAAACTTCCGGACGCTATCTTTATTGTAGATCCGAAAAAAGAAAGAATTTGCGTACAGGAAGCTCATACATTAGGTATTCCACTTATCGGTATTGCTGATACAAACTGTGATCCGGAAGAATTAGATTATGTAATTCCAGGAAACGACGATGCAATCAGAGCCGTAAAATTAATTGTTTCTAAAATGGCAGATGCTGTTATCGAAGCAAATCAGGGCGAAGCTGCTGACGCTGAAGAAATCTTCACAGAAGAAGCAGAAGAGGCTGTAGAAGAATAATTTTTTCTATTATACAGGAGGAAATGAAAATGGCTATTACAGCAGGAATGGTAAAAGAATTAAGAGAAATGACAGGCGCTGGTATGATGGACTGTAAGAAAGCTCTTACAGCTACAGAAGGCGATATGGATAAAGCAGTTGAATTCTTAAGAGAAAAAGGTCTCGCAACTGCTCAGAAAAAAGCTGGACGTATTGCAGCAGAAGGTCTTTGCCAGACTTTAGTATCTGCAGATGAAAAATACGCAGTTGTTGTTGAAGTAAATGCAGAAACAGACTTTGTTGCAAAGAACGATACTTTCCAGGGTTATGTTGCTCAGGTTGCTGAAGCTGCTATGGAAACAGAAGCTGCTACAACAGAAGAATTCCTGGCTTCTACATGGAAATTCGACACAACAAAAACAGTAAACGAAGCACTGGCTGCTCAGATTGCTGTTATCGGCGAGAACATGAACATCAGAAGATTCGCTAAAGTGGCAGAAGAAAACGGATTCGTTGCTTCTTACACACATATGGGCGGAAAAATAGGTGTTCTGGTAGACGTTGAAACAGATGTTGTAAACGATGCTGTAAAAGAAATGGCTAGAAACGTAGCTATGCAGATTGCGGCTTTAAAACCACAGTACACAAACAGCTCTGAAGTAAGTGCAGAATATATTGCACATGAAAAAGAAATTCTGCTTGCTCAGATTATGAACGACCCGAAAGAATCTCAGAAACCGGAAAAGGTTATTCAGGGTATGATTAACGGACGTATCAATAAAGAATTAAAAGAAATCTGTCTGTTGGATCAGGTTTATGTAAAAGCAGAAGACGGAAAACAGAACGTAGCGAAGTATGTAGAAGAAGTTGCAAAAGCAACCGGCGCTAACATTACAATCAAAGGTTTTGTTCGTTTCGAAACAGGCGAAGGTATCGAAAAGAAAGAAGAAGACTTCGCTGCTGAAGTTGCAAAACAGATGGGCAATTAAGCAAAGTTTTCAATCTGAAATTTAATTAGAGTTTTATAGGCTCTGAGAGCCTTGTAAACACACTATTTCCAAGTGTTTATAAGGTTTTCAGGGCTTTTTTTATTGCCAAAGAGAAAAAGGGCAATATATCATTAAAGACCGTCTAAAACCGTCTAAAATCACATCAAATTGAGTATTGCACAACATGCAAATCGAGTAAAATATATATCCACAATCTTCAGCGAAGTTTACACAAATTACTGGAATATTTAAAAGCACCCTAAAAGTTAAAGCTATGGGGGAATATTATGAAAATCTGACATTGGAAGAAGCCGTAGAAAAATACAAAACGATTCCGGCAGACCGCATTCATGGGATAAAAGGAATTGGATTTTGCCTGAAAGACGGCAGCATTTATGATGGAGAATACGAATTGATGTCTGGAGGGAAAATTTCCAAAGACTTGATTGACTTAGTCCCCCATTATAAAGAAAGCCCGTTGGTAAAAAAAGCAATGCAAGATTTAGAAAGAATCTTGGCAGAAAAACAACGGGAAAATACAGCGGAGCAGACAAAAACAGAGGGAACAATGGGAAGAAAAGTTTCTGTGCTAAAAGCCTTAAAGGAGCGTAAGGAACTGTTAAAGAAACAGGAGAAAAAAGAAGAAACGTCCCATACTCGTAAGAAAGAAGCAGAATTGTAATGAAAAAATGGAAATACAGAGAAACGGTTATGGCAGGTAATCAATTTGCAGTGTATCAGCTTAGAGAAATCCCCGAAAACAGAAAAAAGCGTTTTCGCTCTTATGCAGAATTACAAAAAGAACATATCCAGATACGCTATACAGATTATAAACAAGTATATAGAAGCTGGATGCGGTACGATGAAATACCGGATAATATCCGAAACCGTTTGGAAAAGCAGTTACCGAAAAAATTTTCCGGACATGCCCTAAGTATTGGGGATGTGCTGATTTTAGATAAGAATGGGGAAGCGGCAGCCTATTATTTGGAAAAAGAGGGCTTTACTGTTTTAGATGATTTTATTTGGAATGGTTCTTCCAATACGTTGATTTCTCTTGCCACTACTAATTTTCAGCTTGAAGGGAAAGAAGGAAGATGGCTTGCTTTCGATAATCTGGTGGTGGAAGGAAAAGAATTTTTTCTAATGGAGCATACGACATACGGAAAAAATGCTGCTTGGGTAGTGGTAGATGGAACTGGAAAGTTAATCGTGGATCAGGTTACGGCGGGATTTGACGAAACCGTCAAAGAACAGATTGTTTCCTATCTGCACCCGCAAGAAACACAGGAAAAAAGAGGGAAACCTGTGTTGGAAAGCTGGCAGAAATCCTATGAAAATGGAGAATATTTAAGAAGTGCAGAGATTACAGAAGAACAAAATTATAATATGATTGATGGAAGAATGAATAATCTGCCAACAAAGCCCCGTAAGATCGGAACACGAACTTCTGTTAGACCGTCTGCATTTAAAACAGGCAGCTTTAAATGCGAAGAACTTGCCACAATCGGTTATGGAGAATGAGAGAGAGCGGAAAAGGAAATAAAAAGAAGGGAAACTTGAATTTGTGTATTCAGGCTCCCCTTGTTCTTTTTATAGTTCTTTTAATATGGAGGCATATTTTGGGCGCTCTGCTTCTGGAATTTTCAGAGCTGCCATAGCCTCTTCGGTAGTCAAGTTTAGTGTTTCCATTAGATTGCGGATACTGTCTAAAGTATTTCGTTCAGTAGTGCTTTCAACAATTCCCTGACTTAAGTTACACATCAGCGACACCTCCCTTTTCAAATTCTGCGTCATTGCAATATCAAAATCATCATGGAGAATTCTTTCTTTTTTCCTTCGGCGTTGTTTCTGAAGAAAGCAGAACATTTAATAATTTTAAAACTCCGTGATAATTCTCACTGTCCGGTTTGCCGAGGCAAATTATAACAGCAGACATCAAATCATAATTTTCCACTTTTTCGGTAACATGCCCCACAAGCGATTTTTCTGCAATGTAATATTGGGTAATAGTATTTTCTCTGGATTTTGGTGGGTTCATACAAATCCAGATGGAGTAGACTTTGCGAATTTTATCGTACTGTGCAGATGAAAATACAGTACCATATTGAGCAGAAATCATACGACTGCAATAGTATATGCTGCGTTTAAGCAACGGATAACCGGGATAAAAATTGTTTTGTGCTTCTACATTGAT
This region includes:
- a CDS encoding ABC transporter permease, translating into MKTLLWAECRKLRRCRFLLLALLCTTGVTAIVFLGGNPARSSLSSQPLSCWYLNIAQPWATLFVLPAMIALFGSYLICREEEEGTLNALLLIPVRKIKLISAKMLLTFILSLLLYLLLFLQNLFLELFSASELSAGLAAEFLKTYLLEGIGVFLAVSPMIVLVSCCKKNYWLALALTELYSFAGLFMSISDTLRSFYPITAVLGIAGYYETTPQNRLQSCFILVLCACVTIFVLKIMDSKKRAGI
- a CDS encoding ABC transporter permease, which codes for MFNFLLLLQTEFQKLRRKPVIWLMLLAAFVMPFFAAVYFRALGNLPVSPPLFYRWAAFGFTLFLLLPFILGLLCTILVHDERQSRILLQLWLVPISKKSYFLGKFFIVLLYSLCFMLLTAIATFGFGISSGCISFQWNSFFFLLEKSMELAVLAAFAILPILAVSGLQKGYLFPVSLNLLYLFLGFFLTPVNPYLHPLSAASVLLAGNGEIPGFPVQEFSVFPAVLCICLWDTLALLVAARSLKKG
- a CDS encoding ABC transporter ATP-binding protein, whose translation is MYDFVIETNRLTKAYSNQLAVNNVNLHLKERQIYGLIGRNGAGKTTLMKLLLGLLPATKGEVRVFGKSIKGNEKLLYPHIGAMIENPGFYPNLTGKENLEIFAKLRGLTDKTAVKKALEKAELPYESKKIFANYSLGMKQRLGIANALLHNPALLILDEPTNGLDPVGISKLRTFLKTLSTDCRTTILVSSHILSEVSLLADHIGILHQGNLVEECSMAALKEKHKDLWLKENALEQYFKTLTGGSEIV
- a CDS encoding alpha/beta hydrolase, whose amino-acid sequence is MKHEEIKIQVQGSVPGTHLTTYILGNYLDQAENDRRPLVLICPGGAYAMTSNREAEPVALQFNAMGYHAAILRYSCAPAVYPAALLEVAESVKLIREHGEEWGVDVDKILIMGFSAGGHLAASYGVFWNRNFVKEAVGCSTELLRPNGLILCYPVISTDEKISHIPSIQNLLGVSYDEKREQVSLENQVGEQVPRTFMWHTVEDETVPFWNSFRFAQALGKAGISLEYHLYPKGIHGLSLATESIKRKDGSGTEKSCKSWFSLLRDWILENYGL
- the rpsB gene encoding 30S ribosomal protein S2 codes for the protein MSVISMKQLLEAGVHFGHQTRRWNPKMAPYIYTERNGIYIIDLQKSVGMVDDAYKAIADIAADGGTILFVGTKKQAQDAIQTEAERCGMFYVNERWLGGMLTNFKTIQSRIARLKEIEAMEADGTFDVLPKKEVINLKKELAKLQKNLGGIKEMKKLPDAIFIVDPKKERICVQEAHTLGIPLIGIADTNCDPEELDYVIPGNDDAIRAVKLIVSKMADAVIEANQGEAADAEEIFTEEAEEAVEE
- the tsf gene encoding translation elongation factor Ts produces the protein MAITAGMVKELREMTGAGMMDCKKALTATEGDMDKAVEFLREKGLATAQKKAGRIAAEGLCQTLVSADEKYAVVVEVNAETDFVAKNDTFQGYVAQVAEAAMETEAATTEEFLASTWKFDTTKTVNEALAAQIAVIGENMNIRRFAKVAEENGFVASYTHMGGKIGVLVDVETDVVNDAVKEMARNVAMQIAALKPQYTNSSEVSAEYIAHEKEILLAQIMNDPKESQKPEKVIQGMINGRINKELKEICLLDQVYVKAEDGKQNVAKYVEEVAKATGANITIKGFVRFETGEGIEKKEEDFAAEVAKQMGN
- a CDS encoding YodL domain-containing protein; translated protein: MKKWKYRETVMAGNQFAVYQLREIPENRKKRFRSYAELQKEHIQIRYTDYKQVYRSWMRYDEIPDNIRNRLEKQLPKKFSGHALSIGDVLILDKNGEAAAYYLEKEGFTVLDDFIWNGSSNTLISLATTNFQLEGKEGRWLAFDNLVVEGKEFFLMEHTTYGKNAAWVVVDGTGKLIVDQVTAGFDETVKEQIVSYLHPQETQEKRGKPVLESWQKSYENGEYLRSAEITEEQNYNMIDGRMNNLPTKPRKIGTRTSVRPSAFKTGSFKCEELATIGYGE